The Humulus lupulus chromosome 4, drHumLupu1.1, whole genome shotgun sequence genome has a window encoding:
- the LOC133829713 gene encoding phenylacetaldehyde reductase-like, translating to MSGVGKVVCVTGGSGYIASWLVKLLLQRGYTVKASVRDPNDPKKTEHLVALDGAKERLRLFKANLLEEGSFDSAIIGCDGVFHTASPVIHSANDPQADIIEPAVKGTLNVLRSCAKASSVKRVVITSSMTAVFENDKPLTSDVVVDETWFSDPDFCERTKNWYAASKTLAEKAAWDFAKENKIDLVIIHPGVVFGPLIQPTINLSVKLLLEQVNGPETYPNTVLPFVDVRDVGNSHIEAFEVDSASGRYCLAGHITHIFELLKLFQHLYPSLNIPQKCEDNKPLVPRFQVSDLKVRSLGINFIPLEVCLRDTIESLKEKGLYNI from the exons ATGAGTGGAGTAGGAAAGGTGGTGTGTGTGACTGGAGGTTCAGGCTACATAGCTTCATGGCTTGTTAAGCTTTTACTACAACGTGGTTACACTGTCAAAGCATCTGTTCGTGATCCAA ATGATCCAAAGAAAACAGAACACTTGGTTGCCCTAGATGGAGCTAAAGAAAGACTTCGATTGTTCAAAGCAAATTTATTGGAAGAAGGCTCTTTCGACTCCGCCATCATTGGATGTGATGGTGTTTTTCACACTGCTTCTCCTGTTATTCATTCAGCCAATGATCCACAG GCAGATATAATAGAACCGGCAGTGAAAGGAACATTGAATGTTCTTAGATCATGTGCAAAAGCTTCATCTGTGAAGAGAGTGGTTATAACATCTTCCATGACTGCAGTGTTTGAGAATGATAAGCCTCTGACCTCTGATGTTGTAGTTGATGAGACATGGTTTTCTGATCCTGATTTTTGTGAGAGGACAAAG AATTGGTATGCAGCTTCAAAGACACTAGCTGAGAAGGCTGCTTGGGACTTTGCAAAAGAAAATAAGATTGATTTGGTGATTATTCATCCAGGAGTTGTGTTTGGTCCTCTCATACAGCCAACTATAAATTTAAGTGTCAAACTGCTTCTAGAACAAGTAAATG GACCTGAAACATATCCCAACACAGTGTTGCCATTTGTGGATGTTAGAGATGTTGGGAATTCACATATTGAAGCATTTGAAGTTGATTCAGCCAGTGGAAGATACTGTCTTGCTGGACATATTACTCACATTTTTGAACTTTTGAAGCTTTTTCAACATCTCTACCCTTCTTTGAATATTCCTCAAAa atgtgaagATAACAAGCCTCTTGTGCCAAGGTTTCAAGTATCAGATTTGAAAGTAAGAAGTTTGGGAATTAACTTCATCCCTTTGGAAGTGTGTTTGAGGGACACTATTGAAAGCTTGAAGGAGAAGGGTCTTTATAACATCTAA
- the LOC133830816 gene encoding 3'-5' exonuclease-like — MDNEETYDHYNIEVGNDTVQTLVTNSPGMVDSWIAKIERIHRRRLNRLVIGLDIEWRPNFRRGQSNPVALLQLCVGRRCLIFQILHAPNFPDSLTQFLGDGNYTFVGAGVYKDAERLASELDVDVTTCVELGDLAVEASGGDRRMKNAGLKGLAREFLEMDLEKPREVQLSKWDARWLTLDQVQYACTDAFVSFEIGRVLEAWK, encoded by the coding sequence ATGGATAATGAAGAGACCTACGATCATTACAACATCGAAGTCGGAAACGACACCGTTCAGACGCTAGTGACCAACAGCCCGGGCATGGTCGATTCATGGATTGCCAAGATCGAGCGTATCCACCGCCGCCGCCTGAACCGTCTCGTCATCGGGCTCGACATCGAGTGGAGACCCAACTTCAGGCGTGGGCAGTCGAATCCAGTCGCCCTCCTCCAACTCTGCGTCGGCCGCCGCTGCCTCATCTTCCAGATACTCCACGCTCCCAACTTCCCCGATTCGCTCACTCAGTTCCTTGGTGACGGCAACTACACCTTCGTCGGGGCCGGAGTTTATAAAGACGCTGAGAGGCTGGCGTCGGAGTTGGACGTGGATGTGACAACTTGCGTAGAACTCGGGGACCTTGCGGTGGAGGCCTCCGGCGGCGACCGGAGAATGAAGAATGCTGGGTTGAAGGGTTTGGCGAGGGAGTTTCTTGAAATGGATTTGGAGAAGCCGCGGGAAGTGCAGCTGAGCAAATGGGACGCGCGCTGGCTGACGTTGGATCAGGTTCAGTACGCGTGCACTGATGCTTTCGTGTCCTTTGAGATTGGGAGGGTCTTGGAAGCCTGGAAATAA